A portion of the Oncorhynchus clarkii lewisi isolate Uvic-CL-2024 chromosome 27, UVic_Ocla_1.0, whole genome shotgun sequence genome contains these proteins:
- the LOC139385919 gene encoding putative nucleotidyltransferase MAB21L1, producing the protein MIAAQAKLVYHLNKYYQEKCQSRKAAISKTIREVCKVVSDVLKEVEVQEPRFISSLNEMDNRFEGLEVISPTEFEVVLYLNQMGVFNFVDDGSLPGCAVLKLSDGRKRSMSLWVEFITASGYLSARKIRSRFQTLVAQAVDKCSYRDVVKMVSDTSEVKLRIRDRYIVQITPAFKCTGIWPRSAAHWPLPHIPWPGPNRVAEVKAEGFNLLSKECYSLNGKQSSAESDAWVLQFGEAENRLLLGGCRKKCLSVLKTLRDRHLELPGTPLNNYHMKTLVSYECEKHPRESDWDENNLGDRLNGILLQLISCLQCRRCPHYFLPTLDLFQGKPHSALENAAKQTWRLAREILTNPKSLEKL; encoded by the coding sequence ATGATAGCCGCCCAGGCCAAGCTGGTGTACCACCTCAACAAATACTACCAGGAGAAATGTCAATCTCGGAAGGCGGCCATCTCCAAGACCATCCGGGAGGTGTGCAAGGTGGTCTCGGACGTCTTGAAGGAGGTGGAGGTGCAGGAGCCCCGCTTCATCAGCTCTCTCAACGAGATGGACAACCGCTTCGAGGGGCTAGAGGTCATCTCCCCCACGGAGTTCGAGGTGGTGCTCTACCTCAACCAGATGGGGGTGTTTAACTTCGTGGATGATGGGTCTCTGCCGGGCTGCGCCGTGCTCAAGCTAAGCGACGGCCGCAAGAGGAGCATGTCTCTCTGGGTAGAATTCATCACTGCCTCCGGCTACCTCTCTGCGCGCAAGATTCGCTCCAGATTTCAGACCCTAGTGGCGCAGGCAGTGGATAAATGCAGCTATAGAGATGTTGTCAAAATGGTGTCAGACACCAGCGAGGTGAAGTTACGCATCAGAGACAGATACATCGTTCAGATCACCCCGGCTTTCAAATGCACCGGGATCTGGCCCCGCAGCGCAGCGCACTGGCCCCTACCGCACATCCCCTGGCCGGGGCCCAATAGGGTAGCCGAGGTAAAGGCCGAGGGATTCAACCTTCTCTCTAAAGAGTGCTACTCGTTGAACGGAAAACAAAGTTCGGCAGAGAGCGACGCCTGGGTCCTGCAGTTCGGCGAGGCCGAGAACCGCCTACTCCTGGGAGGCTGCAGGAAGAAATGTCTGTCGGTCCTCAAGACGTTACGGGACCGGCACCTTGAGCTGCCTGGGACGCCCCTCAACAACTACCACATGAAGACTCTGGTTTCCTATGAGTGTGAAAAACATCCACGGGAGTCTGACTGGGACGAGAACAACCTCGGGGACCGTTTGAACGGGATTCTATTGCAGCTTATTTCGTGTTTGCAGTGCAGGAGGTGTCCCCATTACTTCCTGCCTACTCTAGACCTGTTCCAGGGGAAACCTCATTCTGCTCTAGAAAATGCAGCCAAACAGACCTGGCGACTGGCGAGAGAGATTCTGACCAACCCCAAAAGCTTGGAGAAACTCTGA